A window of the Heliomicrobium gestii genome harbors these coding sequences:
- the argR gene encoding arginine repressor, translating to MKSRRQRAILEIIGAEVVQTQDELAQLLRERGMEVTQATISRDIKELGLIKVPVSKDESRYAPPSEAAQVPQAPDRLRRLLRDTVTHVDSSLNIVVIRTLPGHAHAVAGAIDYSHWPEVLGTVAGDDTIFIVVKPVEAVAALMAKIQGWVE from the coding sequence GTGAAGAGCAGGCGTCAGCGAGCGATTCTGGAGATCATCGGCGCCGAAGTGGTCCAGACACAGGACGAACTGGCCCAGCTTCTGCGCGAGCGAGGCATGGAGGTCACCCAGGCCACCATCTCTCGAGACATTAAGGAATTGGGCCTGATCAAGGTGCCCGTCAGCAAGGACGAATCGCGCTATGCGCCGCCGTCGGAAGCCGCTCAGGTTCCCCAGGCGCCGGATCGGTTGCGCCGCCTGTTGCGGGACACGGTGACCCATGTCGATTCCAGTCTGAATATCGTTGTCATCCGCACCCTTCCGGGCCATGCCCATGCCGTAGCCGGCGCCATCGATTACAGCCACTGGCCCGAGGTGCTGGGCACGGTGGCGGGCGACGACACGATTTTCATCGTCGTCAAACCGGTCGAGGCGGTGGCGGCCTTGATGGCCAAGATTCAGGGCTGGGTCGAGTGA
- a CDS encoding class I SAM-dependent methyltransferase, whose amino-acid sequence MNSLTSAVEWSRRFLAEVLEQGDLAVDATAGNGHDALFLARQVLPGGALLAVDIQEAAIVATNRRLAEAGLGEMVRIEDPFSSETLSVNGLSTLALERPIRLVQGDHGQLGLWLQRTNQKPKAAVFNLGYLPGGDHHLVTRADSTLNALNALAAALAEGGRLVVVVYVGHAGAEAEVAAVNDWWRQLPPQRWDTVSVRFPNRTGHPPYVLVAEKKGVQRRVPST is encoded by the coding sequence ATGAACTCCCTCACATCGGCGGTGGAATGGTCCCGCCGCTTTTTGGCCGAAGTTCTCGAACAAGGCGACCTTGCTGTCGACGCCACCGCCGGCAACGGTCATGACGCCCTTTTTCTGGCGCGGCAGGTGCTGCCTGGCGGCGCCCTCTTGGCGGTCGACATTCAAGAGGCGGCCATTGTCGCCACAAACCGGCGATTGGCCGAAGCCGGCTTAGGCGAAATGGTAAGGATCGAAGATCCCTTCTCGTCAGAGACGCTGTCTGTGAACGGACTGTCAACGCTGGCTTTAGAGCGCCCGATCCGCCTGGTCCAAGGGGATCACGGCCAGTTGGGACTGTGGCTCCAGAGAACCAATCAAAAGCCGAAGGCCGCCGTTTTCAACCTCGGGTACCTCCCGGGCGGCGATCACCACCTCGTCACCCGAGCCGATTCGACCCTCAACGCTCTGAACGCCCTGGCGGCGGCGCTGGCAGAGGGCGGTCGCCTTGTCGTCGTCGTCTATGTGGGCCATGCCGGGGCAGAGGCCGAGGTGGCGGCAGTCAACGATTGGTGGCGGCAGTTGCCGCCGCAGCGATGGGATACAGTGTCAGTCCGGTTCCCCAACCGGACAGGCCATCCGCCCTATGTGCTTGTGGCGGAGAAAAAAGGCGTTCAAAGGCGGGTGCCATCGACGTGA